The following are encoded in a window of Salinibacter ruber DSM 13855 genomic DNA:
- a CDS encoding TIGR02757 family protein: protein MATLDALQEYLDTLVDRYERPPFIDDDPVSIPHAFDDPRDQEVIGLYAALLAWGRRDVMLRKLEELCERMGHAPSRFVRTFDPATDAEALDGFVHRTFQPIDAVWLTANLSTALDRHETVEGLFAAHRPDDPDGSPVAAMLQGVSTTLLTIDDDTPQRLRKHLARPEAGSACKRLNMYLRWMVRPGPVDLNVWSALDPSDLMLPVDVHVGRQARALGLLERKSNDWTAVRRLTAICRHFCASDPTRYDFAFFGVGAQDESLDARFTGANRVDESSLPTPR from the coding sequence GTGGCCACCCTCGACGCCCTTCAGGAGTACCTCGACACGCTCGTCGACCGGTACGAGCGTCCCCCTTTTATCGACGACGATCCCGTATCCATTCCCCACGCCTTCGACGACCCCCGCGACCAAGAGGTGATCGGACTCTACGCGGCGCTGCTGGCGTGGGGCCGGCGCGACGTGATGCTTCGCAAGCTCGAGGAGTTGTGCGAACGGATGGGCCACGCCCCCTCCCGTTTCGTGCGAACGTTTGACCCGGCCACCGACGCGGAGGCGCTCGATGGGTTTGTCCACCGCACCTTCCAGCCCATCGATGCGGTCTGGCTGACCGCCAACTTGAGCACCGCCCTCGACCGACACGAGACCGTCGAGGGCCTGTTCGCGGCGCACCGTCCCGACGACCCGGACGGCTCCCCCGTAGCGGCAATGCTCCAGGGCGTGAGCACGACCCTGCTCACGATCGACGACGACACCCCACAGCGCCTCCGCAAGCACCTGGCCCGGCCCGAGGCGGGGAGCGCCTGCAAGCGGCTCAACATGTACCTCCGGTGGATGGTGCGGCCGGGCCCCGTCGACCTCAACGTGTGGTCGGCCCTGGACCCGTCCGACCTGATGCTGCCGGTCGACGTACACGTGGGGCGCCAGGCTCGGGCGCTCGGCCTGCTGGAGCGGAAGAGCAACGACTGGACGGCGGTTCGGCGCCTCACGGCCATCTGCCGGCACTTCTGCGCGTCGGACCCCACCCGCTACGACTTCGCCTTCTTCGGGGTGGGGGCTCAGGACGAGTCGTTGGACGCGCGCTTCACGGGGGCCAACCGGGTGGACGAGAGCTCCTTGCCCACGCCCCGGTAG
- a CDS encoding flavin reductase family protein: MAEDEPSTFRASMRRVPSPVVVVTARGPQEARGITIGSFSSVALDPPLVSFNVGRDASMFEVMEHCDRFAVHVLGENQAHLAEQFAIPGLSGAEQFEAVPHERDAHGTPILEGGSGVLHCRPHDSIPAGDHCLYVGRVVEVEERSDQGAVLYYKSDYRGVGKELSSTRLAPVKRASNDSS, from the coding sequence ATGGCCGAAGACGAACCAAGCACATTCCGGGCGTCGATGCGCCGGGTGCCGTCGCCCGTTGTCGTGGTGACGGCCCGGGGGCCTCAGGAAGCGCGCGGCATCACGATTGGGTCCTTTTCGAGCGTCGCGCTCGATCCGCCGCTCGTGAGTTTCAACGTGGGCCGCGACGCGAGCATGTTCGAGGTGATGGAGCACTGCGATCGGTTCGCGGTGCACGTGCTGGGCGAAAACCAGGCGCACCTCGCAGAGCAGTTTGCCATTCCCGGTCTGAGTGGGGCCGAGCAGTTTGAGGCGGTGCCCCATGAGCGGGACGCCCACGGCACGCCGATTCTTGAGGGCGGGTCGGGCGTTCTCCACTGCCGCCCGCACGATTCAATTCCGGCCGGCGATCATTGCCTGTACGTCGGGCGCGTGGTGGAGGTGGAGGAGCGCTCCGACCAGGGGGCGGTGCTGTACTACAAGAGCGACTACCGGGGCGTGGGCAAGGAGCTCTCGTCCACCCGGTTGGCCCCCGTGAAGCGCGCGTCCAACGACTCGTCCTGA
- the dnaJ gene encoding molecular chaperone DnaJ, with protein MPRDYYDILGVDEDASDKEIKKAYRKKAMEYHPDRNPDDPEAEQKFKEASEAYEVLSDPEKRQRYDQFGHDGVDSGAGGGRRGRGRGFHDIEDIFDAFSDIFGGAPGGGRGRGRSERGRGRPGSDLRVSLSLTLEEIAEGTEKNLRLQKYLECESCDGTGAEGGMGGQNFSMCPKCDGTGEIRQVSRSVFGQVVNVQPCPRCEGEGRIIDNLCDDCGGEGRVQGEESISINVPPGVMEGNYLTLGDAGNAGLRGGPSGDLRIEIEEEPHEHFERDGLDIYYDLHLSFPEAALGTEVDVPTLEGEARLEVDPGVQAGKILRMRDRGLPDLEGSGQGDQMIRVHVWTPQELTAEEEELLDQLRAHDNFQPRPPEEDTQKSFFRRVSDVFS; from the coding sequence ATGCCGCGCGACTACTACGACATCCTTGGGGTCGACGAAGACGCCTCCGACAAGGAAATCAAGAAGGCCTACCGGAAGAAGGCCATGGAGTACCATCCGGATCGGAACCCGGACGATCCGGAGGCCGAGCAGAAGTTCAAGGAGGCGTCGGAGGCGTACGAGGTCCTGTCGGACCCCGAGAAGCGCCAGCGCTACGACCAGTTCGGCCACGACGGGGTCGACAGTGGGGCCGGCGGCGGCCGGCGGGGCCGTGGGCGCGGCTTCCACGACATCGAAGACATCTTCGACGCCTTCAGCGACATCTTCGGCGGCGCCCCGGGCGGGGGCCGCGGGCGCGGTCGGTCGGAGCGGGGGCGGGGACGCCCGGGCAGCGACCTCCGCGTGTCGCTCTCGCTGACCCTCGAGGAAATTGCGGAGGGCACCGAAAAGAACCTCCGGCTTCAGAAGTACCTGGAGTGCGAGTCGTGTGACGGCACCGGCGCCGAGGGGGGCATGGGCGGGCAGAATTTCTCGATGTGCCCGAAGTGCGACGGCACCGGCGAGATCCGTCAGGTCTCCCGCTCCGTGTTCGGGCAGGTGGTCAACGTACAGCCGTGCCCCCGGTGCGAGGGGGAGGGGCGCATCATCGACAACCTGTGTGACGACTGCGGCGGCGAGGGCCGCGTGCAGGGCGAAGAGTCGATTTCGATCAACGTGCCGCCGGGCGTGATGGAGGGCAACTACCTCACCCTGGGCGACGCCGGCAACGCCGGCCTCCGCGGCGGGCCGAGCGGCGACCTCCGGATTGAGATTGAGGAGGAGCCCCACGAGCACTTCGAGCGGGACGGGCTCGACATCTACTACGATCTCCACCTGTCCTTCCCGGAGGCCGCGCTCGGCACCGAGGTGGACGTTCCCACCCTGGAGGGCGAGGCCCGCCTGGAGGTCGATCCCGGCGTGCAGGCCGGCAAGATTCTCCGCATGCGGGACCGCGGCCTGCCGGATCTGGAAGGAAGTGGGCAGGGCGACCAGATGATCCGCGTGCACGTCTGGACGCCGCAGGAGCTTACCGCGGAGGAAGAGGAGCTCCTCGACCAACTTCGGGCGCACGACAACTTCCAGCCCCGGCCCCCTGAGGAGGACACCCAGAAGTCGTTCTTCCGTCGCGTCTCCGACGTCTTCTCGTGA
- a CDS encoding nucleotide exchange factor GrpE produces MSEAPDDGRPTTNDASPAADDSPNSADPADEEGTASDLPDDVEALTDEVEALREEVDGLKAEREELNERLLRKAAELENVRRRMDREKKRRHVAGKETVLESMLEVLDDFERSLDAAQDLDVSEDPESAYETLKGGVEMVYRKFQDQLQSLGVEPIEAEGQPFDEQLHEAMMRQPSDDVEPGNVLQEVQKGYTMGDRVLRHSRVVVAAEPSESGSAADSA; encoded by the coding sequence GTGAGTGAAGCCCCCGACGACGGTCGTCCGACGACGAACGACGCGTCCCCAGCCGCCGACGATTCCCCCAACAGTGCTGACCCTGCCGACGAGGAGGGCACCGCCTCCGATCTCCCCGATGACGTCGAGGCACTTACGGACGAGGTCGAGGCCCTCCGCGAAGAGGTGGACGGACTGAAGGCGGAACGGGAGGAGCTGAACGAACGCCTGCTCCGCAAGGCGGCGGAGCTCGAAAACGTGCGCCGCCGCATGGACCGGGAGAAGAAGCGCCGCCACGTGGCCGGCAAGGAGACGGTGCTCGAATCGATGCTCGAGGTGCTCGACGACTTCGAACGCTCCCTTGACGCGGCCCAGGATCTCGACGTGTCGGAGGATCCGGAGTCGGCCTACGAGACGCTCAAGGGCGGGGTGGAAATGGTATACCGCAAGTTTCAAGACCAGCTCCAGTCCCTCGGCGTGGAACCGATCGAGGCCGAGGGGCAGCCGTTCGACGAGCAGCTGCACGAAGCGATGATGCGGCAGCCGTCCGACGACGTAGAGCCGGGCAACGTCCTGCAAGAGGTCCAGAAGGGCTACACGATGGGGGACCGCGTGCTCCGTCACAGCCGAGTTGTCGTGGCCGCCGAGCCGTCAGAGAGCGGCAGCGCGGCCGACTCTGCCTAG
- the hrcA gene encoding heat-inducible transcriptional repressor HrcA, whose amino-acid sequence MSPVDANDDRPSLSERERDILRLVIEQFVDTAGPVGSRSLAKDANVDLSPASIRNTMADLEDMGYLDHPYTSAGRVPTRLGYRTFVDELMDTPELSEVEQEVLKVKLARLVSDTDELLSESTRLLSKLTNLLGIALTPRLSTAMLDRLDIVPLSGSRLMFVLSVRGGLVKTVVLSFEPDLKRSKMDRIVSTLNERLAGLTLHEIRDTYEERLDDLPDETGLIALVLDEASILFSEPDEGRLQFDGTQNILSQPEFQEPDDMRHLIETIEDEDRIVQVIENLFEANPDAVGQAVVRIGSETDQEEMDAYSIVLSPYQLGDTVGSLGVIGPKRMDYGRAVALVENMAAVVNRPADDETTDPSVPS is encoded by the coding sequence GTGAGCCCTGTTGATGCGAACGACGATCGGCCGTCCCTCAGCGAGCGTGAGCGCGACATCCTTCGCCTCGTCATCGAACAATTCGTCGACACGGCGGGGCCCGTGGGGTCGCGGTCGCTGGCCAAGGACGCGAACGTGGACCTGAGCCCGGCCTCCATCCGCAACACCATGGCGGACCTGGAGGACATGGGCTACCTCGACCACCCGTACACCTCCGCCGGCCGCGTGCCCACCCGACTCGGGTACCGCACGTTCGTCGACGAGCTGATGGACACACCGGAGCTCTCGGAGGTGGAGCAGGAGGTGCTCAAGGTCAAACTCGCCCGCCTCGTCAGCGATACCGACGAGCTGCTGAGCGAGAGCACCCGTCTGCTGAGCAAGCTCACCAACCTGCTCGGCATCGCCCTCACGCCCCGCCTCTCCACCGCGATGCTCGACCGGCTCGACATCGTGCCGCTGTCCGGGTCGCGCCTCATGTTTGTGCTCAGCGTGCGGGGGGGGCTCGTGAAGACGGTCGTCCTCAGCTTCGAGCCGGACCTGAAGCGGTCGAAGATGGACCGCATCGTGTCGACCCTGAACGAGCGCCTCGCCGGCCTCACCCTGCACGAGATCCGGGACACCTACGAAGAGCGCCTCGACGACCTGCCCGACGAGACGGGGCTCATCGCGCTCGTGCTCGACGAGGCCTCGATCCTCTTCAGCGAGCCAGATGAAGGTCGCCTGCAGTTTGACGGCACGCAGAACATTCTGTCTCAGCCCGAATTCCAGGAGCCTGACGATATGCGGCACCTCATCGAAACCATCGAAGATGAGGACCGCATTGTGCAGGTGATTGAGAATTTGTTCGAGGCCAACCCCGACGCCGTGGGACAGGCCGTCGTCCGCATCGGGAGCGAGACCGATCAGGAGGAGATGGACGCCTACTCCATCGTCTTGTCCCCGTACCAGCTCGGCGATACGGTGGGCTCCCTCGGCGTCATCGGGCCGAAGCGAATGGACTACGGACGCGCCGTGGCCCTCGTCGAGAACATGGCCGCCGTAGTGAACCGGCCCGCGGACGACGAGACGACGGACCCGTCCGTTCCGTCCTGA
- the sppA gene encoding signal peptide peptidase SppA yields the protein MRFLSTLAASVIGTLVALGLIVFFFVFFFFAVSLSADQTPTVQSGSVLTVPLSGDIPERVTNDPFQKAFGGGPSVDLRGLQTALRKASSDSRIEAVWLRTKGVSADWATLEEVRQAVVQARESGLPVLASSDEFGMTEKDYFLASAADSVFTAPQSAFEYNGFGTTVTFFDGALQRLEVEPQLIRAGKYKSAGEPFVRSDLSEPNREQLTALLETTNEQFMTAVSEARGLSTDALNRLAEENALLSSAAALEENLIDGLRYEDEVRDRLRGLVDTSLSGDLPTVSIADYQRVSAESAGQSYTGSGQVDIVYAQGRIVVGDPNGQSPIGGSQALGSTPLTEALETARTDSRTEAVVLRVNSPGGSAAASEAMWRAVKRTANEKPVIVSMGDVAASGGYYLAAGADSIMADPTTTTGSIGVFGILFNAEGLFEEKLGVTFDGVRTGPYADLYSTTKPLSPDERRLVGGSIDQTYNTFLRRVADARNMDVEAVDEVAQGRVWSGRDAKEVGLVDTTGTLADAVAMAGAAAGLGDGPYRTRTLPQPKTIVERFSEQFAAQAQQVWRSATTNALERKFWRQKQMFDRMMGTHGSIQARLPFEPTIE from the coding sequence ATGCGCTTCCTGTCGACCCTCGCCGCCAGCGTGATCGGGACCCTCGTTGCGCTGGGGCTTATCGTCTTCTTCTTCGTCTTCTTCTTTTTTGCCGTCTCCCTCTCGGCCGACCAGACGCCGACCGTCCAGTCCGGGTCGGTCCTTACGGTGCCCCTGTCCGGCGACATTCCGGAGCGCGTGACCAATGATCCCTTCCAGAAGGCGTTCGGGGGCGGCCCGAGCGTTGACCTTCGGGGCCTTCAGACTGCCCTCCGGAAGGCGAGCAGCGACTCTCGGATCGAGGCCGTCTGGCTGCGGACGAAGGGGGTGAGTGCCGACTGGGCCACGCTCGAAGAGGTGCGGCAGGCCGTCGTGCAGGCCCGCGAGAGCGGCCTCCCGGTCCTCGCGTCCAGCGACGAGTTTGGCATGACGGAGAAGGACTACTTTCTGGCCAGCGCCGCCGACAGCGTCTTTACGGCCCCGCAATCCGCATTCGAGTACAACGGCTTCGGGACGACGGTCACCTTCTTCGACGGCGCCCTCCAGCGCCTCGAGGTGGAGCCGCAGCTCATTCGGGCTGGGAAGTACAAGAGCGCCGGGGAGCCGTTCGTGCGCTCGGACCTGTCGGAGCCGAACCGCGAGCAGCTTACCGCCCTCCTGGAAACGACGAACGAGCAGTTCATGACGGCCGTCTCGGAGGCCCGGGGGCTCTCGACGGACGCCCTCAACCGCCTCGCCGAGGAGAACGCCCTTCTCAGCTCCGCGGCCGCCCTGGAGGAGAACCTCATCGATGGGCTTCGCTACGAGGACGAAGTGCGGGACCGGCTCCGCGGCCTCGTGGACACTTCGTTGTCGGGCGATCTGCCCACCGTATCCATTGCCGACTACCAGCGGGTGTCGGCCGAGAGTGCCGGCCAGTCGTACACCGGGAGCGGACAGGTCGACATCGTGTACGCGCAGGGCCGCATCGTCGTCGGCGACCCGAACGGCCAGTCCCCCATCGGGGGCTCCCAGGCGCTGGGCTCGACGCCCCTGACGGAGGCGCTGGAGACCGCGCGGACCGATTCGCGCACGGAGGCCGTCGTGCTCCGCGTGAACTCGCCGGGCGGCAGCGCCGCGGCGTCGGAGGCGATGTGGCGCGCCGTGAAGCGCACCGCCAACGAGAAGCCGGTCATCGTATCGATGGGGGACGTGGCCGCCTCGGGCGGGTATTACCTCGCTGCGGGCGCGGACTCCATCATGGCGGACCCCACGACCACGACCGGATCCATCGGGGTGTTTGGCATACTCTTCAACGCGGAGGGGCTCTTTGAGGAAAAGCTCGGGGTCACCTTCGACGGCGTGCGCACCGGCCCCTACGCCGACCTCTACTCCACCACGAAGCCCCTGAGCCCGGACGAGCGGCGGCTCGTGGGCGGCTCCATCGACCAGACGTACAACACCTTTCTCCGGCGCGTGGCCGACGCCCGCAACATGGACGTGGAGGCGGTCGATGAGGTGGCGCAGGGCCGCGTGTGGTCGGGGCGGGACGCCAAGGAGGTCGGCCTCGTCGACACGACCGGCACGCTCGCGGACGCCGTGGCCATGGCGGGGGCGGCCGCGGGCCTCGGGGACGGCCCCTACCGGACGCGCACCCTCCCCCAGCCGAAAACCATCGTGGAGCGCTTCAGCGAGCAGTTTGCGGCCCAGGCACAGCAGGTGTGGCGGTCCGCCACGACGAATGCGCTTGAGCGCAAGTTCTGGCGCCAGAAGCAGATGTTCGACCGCATGATGGGCACGCACGGCTCCATCCAGGCCCGGCTGCCCTTCGAGCCCACGATCGAGTAG
- the gpmI gene encoding 2,3-bisphosphoglycerate-independent phosphoglycerate mutase, with amino-acid sequence MDSSKRHLLLILDGWGLADDPSVSAVEQADTPFVDHLYDEYPHGVLKASGLEVGLPDGQMGNSEVGHTNLGAGRVVYQEILRISKAIEDGSFFENDALVRAARHAKASDQKLHLMGCFSDGGVHSHLEHLYGLLELARREGLAPAQVNVHAFTDGRDTDPHGGVDYVEQFQKKADEIGVGRLASIVGRYYAMDRDERWARTERAYRLLTDGTGAAFDDPVTALKASYDDGVTDEFVEPRRIRADDADAFGDHGTRIEDGDAVVYYNFRSDRARQLTRAFTEADFDGFERERPDDLLFVTMSPYDDEFDLPVAFEKLNLEGTLGEVLSARGGRQLRAAETEKYAHVTYFFSGGREAPFDGEDRVLVPSPKVDTYDQQPEMSAPELADRVSRSLREADYTLAVLNFANPDMVGHTGDFEAAVAACEAVDRGARQVVEAARDQGYSVSIIADHGNADRLQNPDGSPHTAHTTALVPHIILKDGFEGPVRDGKLGDVAPTILTLLGEDVPDAMDGEVLVPAERAAAS; translated from the coding sequence ATGGACAGCTCAAAACGCCACCTCCTTCTCATTCTCGACGGCTGGGGCCTGGCCGACGACCCCTCGGTCAGTGCCGTCGAGCAGGCGGATACGCCCTTCGTGGATCACCTCTACGACGAATACCCCCACGGCGTCCTGAAGGCGTCCGGGCTGGAGGTGGGACTGCCCGACGGGCAGATGGGCAACTCGGAGGTTGGGCACACCAATCTGGGGGCGGGACGGGTCGTGTACCAGGAGATCCTGCGCATCTCGAAGGCCATCGAGGACGGGTCCTTCTTCGAGAACGACGCGCTGGTCCGGGCCGCCCGGCACGCGAAGGCCAGCGACCAGAAGCTCCACCTGATGGGCTGCTTCTCCGACGGGGGGGTGCACAGCCACCTCGAGCACCTGTACGGGCTGCTGGAGCTGGCCCGGCGCGAAGGGCTCGCCCCGGCGCAGGTGAACGTGCACGCGTTTACCGACGGGCGCGACACCGATCCGCACGGCGGCGTCGACTACGTGGAGCAGTTCCAGAAGAAGGCCGACGAGATCGGGGTGGGGCGCCTTGCCTCCATCGTGGGGCGCTACTACGCAATGGACCGCGACGAGCGGTGGGCCCGCACCGAGCGGGCCTACCGGCTCCTCACGGACGGGACGGGGGCGGCCTTCGACGACCCCGTCACGGCCCTGAAGGCGAGCTACGACGACGGGGTGACCGACGAGTTTGTGGAGCCCCGTCGCATTCGGGCCGACGACGCGGACGCGTTCGGGGACCACGGCACCCGCATCGAGGACGGCGACGCGGTGGTCTACTACAACTTCCGCTCGGACCGCGCCCGTCAGCTCACGCGGGCCTTCACCGAGGCCGACTTTGACGGCTTCGAGCGCGAGCGCCCCGACGACCTCCTGTTCGTGACGATGTCGCCCTACGACGACGAGTTCGACCTGCCGGTGGCCTTCGAGAAGCTCAACCTGGAGGGGACGCTCGGCGAGGTCCTCAGTGCGCGGGGCGGGCGGCAGCTTCGGGCCGCCGAGACGGAGAAGTACGCCCACGTCACGTACTTCTTCAGCGGCGGGCGCGAGGCCCCGTTCGACGGGGAGGACCGCGTCCTCGTGCCGTCGCCGAAGGTGGACACCTACGACCAACAGCCCGAAATGAGCGCGCCGGAGCTGGCCGATCGCGTCTCGCGGTCCCTCCGTGAGGCGGACTACACCCTCGCCGTCCTGAACTTCGCCAATCCCGACATGGTGGGCCACACCGGGGACTTCGAGGCGGCCGTGGCGGCCTGCGAGGCCGTGGACCGCGGCGCCCGGCAGGTGGTGGAGGCCGCCCGCGATCAGGGCTACTCGGTGAGTATCATTGCGGACCACGGCAACGCCGACAGGCTACAGAACCCAGACGGGTCGCCCCACACGGCGCACACCACTGCGCTCGTGCCCCACATCATTCTCAAAGATGGGTTTGAGGGGCCGGTGCGGGATGGGAAGCTCGGCGACGTCGCGCCCACCATCCTAACGCTGCTCGGCGAAGACGTGCCCGACGCCATGGACGGGGAGGTCCTCGTGCCCGCCGAGCGGGCCGCCGCCTCGTAG
- the nth gene encoding endonuclease III, translating to MGRSDRADVVLEELRERIDRPTTELQYDTPYQLLVAVILSAQCTDERVNKATPDLFDAYPAVEALAEATPDDIHPYIQSITFPNNKAGYLARMARQVVDNFDGKVPETIDDLETLTGVGRKTARVVAQVAHDADALPVDTHVFRVANRIGLVKEDATTPKKVEQQLKRVIPKAEWGEAHHLLILHGRYTCTARSPDCHDCPIHEECKHYDRLQRLPDPIDGLDSSAGTYYCTTSDHYFDDPETHVDRYDLEQVACPRCGSMQVVRTSTGEPTKQVKDYRVNG from the coding sequence GTGGGACGATCCGACCGTGCCGACGTTGTTCTCGAGGAACTCCGCGAGCGCATCGACCGCCCGACGACCGAACTCCAGTACGACACCCCATACCAGCTCCTCGTCGCGGTCATCCTGTCGGCCCAGTGCACCGACGAGCGCGTTAACAAGGCGACCCCCGATCTCTTCGACGCGTACCCGGCGGTGGAGGCCCTTGCGGAGGCCACGCCCGACGACATTCACCCCTACATCCAGTCCATTACCTTCCCCAACAACAAGGCCGGCTACCTGGCCCGGATGGCCCGGCAGGTCGTCGACAATTTTGACGGGAAGGTGCCCGAGACCATCGACGACCTGGAGACCCTGACGGGCGTGGGCCGCAAGACGGCCCGTGTCGTGGCGCAGGTGGCCCACGACGCCGACGCGCTGCCGGTGGACACCCACGTCTTCCGCGTCGCCAACCGGATCGGCCTCGTCAAGGAGGACGCCACGACGCCCAAAAAGGTGGAGCAACAGCTCAAGCGCGTCATCCCCAAGGCGGAATGGGGCGAGGCACATCATCTGCTCATCCTGCACGGCCGGTATACCTGCACGGCCCGCTCGCCGGACTGCCACGACTGCCCGATCCACGAGGAGTGCAAACACTACGACCGTCTCCAGCGCCTGCCGGACCCCATCGACGGGCTGGATTCGTCGGCGGGGACCTACTACTGCACCACCAGCGACCATTACTTCGACGACCCCGAGACGCACGTGGATCGCTACGACCTCGAACAGGTCGCGTGCCCCCGCTGCGGCTCCATGCAGGTCGTCCGCACCTCGACGGGCGAGCCGACCAAGCAGGTCAAGGATTATCGGGTAAATGGGTGA
- a CDS encoding Lnb N-terminal periplasmic domain-containing protein, which yields MAPSVSIRSLLCALGVALLLGGGAAPLSAQPPRLSAESEVSMVTILPGDPVYSMFGHSALRVHDPAQNIDRLYNYGTFDFSDPLFIPKFAYGHLRYFLSVVPYQRALRAYRQQRRPVLEQTLNLTRTQRTALFRVLQVNARPENRHYQYVFFFDNCSTRVRDALEQALGDAVQFGRRPRPDATFRHMLDPYAANLPLVDLSFDLALGTPADRRVTPREAHFLPDYLFEAFAHATVQSGDTTRALVARTDTTQWIDGYEATPTAFPWPLVAGWTILVLTLGWTGWQATTGRRPGGAGDALLLAAVGVTGLLACFLWFVSTYAVTEHNWNLLWAWPTHLIAATVLLWRPSAPGLRTYLAATAVGAAVVALGWTWWPQDLHAAVFPIVLTVGVRTGWRALGGAGPRGARGLEG from the coding sequence ATGGCCCCTTCCGTCTCCATCCGATCCCTCCTGTGCGCGCTCGGGGTCGCGCTGCTGCTCGGCGGGGGGGCCGCCCCGCTTTCGGCCCAGCCGCCCCGGCTTTCGGCGGAGTCGGAGGTGTCGATGGTGACCATCCTGCCCGGCGATCCGGTATACTCCATGTTCGGGCACAGCGCCCTCCGCGTCCACGACCCGGCCCAGAACATCGACCGGCTCTATAACTACGGCACCTTCGACTTCAGTGACCCACTGTTCATTCCCAAGTTTGCGTACGGACACCTCCGTTACTTTCTGAGCGTGGTGCCCTACCAGCGGGCGCTGCGGGCCTACCGGCAGCAGCGGCGGCCGGTCCTCGAACAGACGCTCAACCTGACCCGCACGCAACGAACGGCGCTCTTTCGGGTGCTGCAGGTAAACGCCCGCCCCGAGAACCGCCACTACCAGTACGTCTTCTTCTTTGACAACTGCTCCACCCGCGTGCGGGACGCCCTGGAGCAGGCCCTCGGCGACGCCGTGCAGTTTGGGAGGCGGCCCCGCCCAGACGCAACCTTCCGGCACATGCTCGACCCCTACGCGGCCAACCTGCCGCTCGTCGACCTGAGCTTCGACCTTGCCCTGGGCACCCCGGCCGACCGTCGCGTGACGCCGCGGGAGGCGCACTTCCTGCCCGACTACCTGTTCGAGGCGTTCGCCCACGCCACCGTGCAATCGGGCGACACGACCCGTGCACTGGTGGCCCGGACCGACACGACGCAGTGGATCGACGGCTACGAAGCAACCCCCACGGCCTTCCCCTGGCCCCTCGTGGCGGGGTGGACGATTCTCGTCCTCACGCTGGGCTGGACCGGCTGGCAGGCCACGACCGGACGCCGGCCCGGTGGGGCCGGCGACGCGCTGCTGCTCGCGGCGGTCGGCGTTACGGGACTGCTCGCGTGCTTTCTCTGGTTCGTGTCCACCTACGCGGTGACCGAGCACAATTGGAACCTGCTCTGGGCGTGGCCCACACACCTCATTGCGGCCACGGTGTTGCTGTGGCGCCCTTCGGCACCGGGGCTCCGGACGTACCTGGCCGCGACGGCCGTCGGCGCGGCGGTCGTCGCCCTCGGCTGGACGTGGTGGCCGCAAGACCTGCACGCAGCCGTCTTCCCCATCGTACTGACGGTGGGGGTCCGAACGGGGTGGCGAGCACTCGGTGGGGCGGGGCCGCGCGGTGCCCGGGGGCTTGAGGGATGA
- a CDS encoding Hsp20/alpha crystallin family protein translates to MGGIRRERSVHGTASERPHRLCNRPPFPIMTRLTRTRNRNLNGLQNEIDRVFDRFFPSRDENEEDTSPQAVWRPRMDLTEAEDAYRLRLDMPGMSTDDLTISYKNDELVISGERESSRTDENEEFVRVERSFGHFRRAFTLPQTVDADNIEATYDNGVLTIRVPKTEAVKPRQIEIQ, encoded by the coding sequence GTGGGTGGAATTCGACGCGAGAGGTCAGTCCACGGGACGGCCTCCGAGCGTCCTCACAGACTTTGCAACCGACCCCCTTTTCCCATTATGACTCGCTTGACCCGCACCCGAAACCGCAACCTGAACGGCCTCCAGAACGAGATCGACCGCGTGTTCGACCGGTTCTTCCCGTCCCGGGACGAGAACGAAGAGGACACGTCCCCGCAGGCCGTGTGGCGCCCGCGCATGGACCTCACTGAGGCGGAGGACGCCTATCGTCTTCGCCTCGACATGCCCGGCATGAGCACGGACGACCTGACGATCAGCTACAAGAACGACGAGCTGGTCATCAGTGGCGAGCGCGAGAGCAGCCGCACCGACGAGAATGAAGAGTTTGTGCGCGTGGAGCGCTCCTTCGGGCACTTCCGCCGCGCCTTCACCCTGCCCCAGACCGTGGACGCCGACAACATTGAGGCGACCTACGACAACGGCGTGCTGACAATCCGCGTGCCGAAGACGGAGGCGGTGAAGCCGCGCCAGATTGAGATTCAGTAG